GACCGTGCTGGTCCAGGGCGCGGGCGGCGGCGTGGCCACCGCGCTGATCCTGCTGGGCCGGGCCGGGGGATACCGGGTCTGGGTGACCAGCCGCTCGGAGAAGAAGCGGGCGCGGGCCCTGGAACTGGGTGCCGACCGGGCCTTCGAGAGCGGTGCCCGGCTGCCCGAGCGGGTCGACGCGGTGATGGAGACCGTCGGCCAGGCCACCTGGGGGCACTCGCTGAAGGCGCTGCGCCCCGGCGGCCGGATCGTCATCTCCGGCGCGACCAGCGGCGCGGTCCCGCCGGCCGACCTGAATCGCGTCTTCTTCCTGCAGCTGTCAGTGATCGGCTCCACCATGGGCACCCGCGACCAGCTGGGCAGACTGGCCCGCTTCCTGGAGCAGACCGGCACTCGCCCGCTGATCGACCGCGCCCTCCCACTGGCCGAGGCTCGCGAGGGCTTCGCGGCCATGCACGAGGGCGAGCTCTTCGGAAAGGTCGTCTTCACCCTGCCGGGATGAACCGTGCCGGGATGAACCGTGCCGGGATGAACCGTGCTGGGATTGAGCCCTGCCGGGATGAACCCGGCAGGTCCGGAGGTGGGGGCCACCCGTGCCGTGCGCGCCACCTCACGGAGGCCGCCGGTCGTGGCGTGCCGCACCCGGTGGGCGTCCCGCGAGGCGCCGCCGGGATCACCGGAGCGCGTCGCGGATGCGGCGGGCCGCGTCGTACAGGGCGTCCTGGGCGGTCGCCAGGGTCTCCTCGCTGACCTGCGCGGCCGCCGCGTCCCTGCGGACCTCCTCGACGAACTCGGCCAGCATCTGCCCGAGCCGGGCGTCTCCGGCGGGTGACCCCTCGCCGGTGAAGCCGTCGGCCCAGACGCGCTTCCACTCGTCCTTCCACTCGCCGGTCTGGCGTTGCCACTCGCGCTTCTGGCGCTGCCACTCCGTCTTCTGCTCGCGCCAGATCTTGCGCGAGTCCTGCTCGGGACCCTGGCGCACGTCGCGCGCCATCTGGGTGAGCTCCTCGCGCAGCGACTTGACCGTGTCGCGCACGTCCTCCTTGACCTCGCGGGCGATGTCGCGGACCGAGTCGGAGATCTCCTGCTCCAGGTCGGCGAGCTCGTCGAGCCGCTCGTTGAGCTCGTCGCGGCCCCGGTCGCTGATGGTGAAGACCTTCTTGCCGTCCACGACCTCGTGGGTGACCAGGCCCTCCTCCTCCAGACGGGCCAGGCGCGGGTAGATCGTGCCGGGGGAGGGGGAGTAGACGCCGAGGAAGCGATCCTGGAGCAGCCGGATCACCTCGTAGCCGTGGCGCGGGCTCTCCTCCAGCAGCTTCAGGAGATAGAGCCGGAGCCTTCCGTGGCCGAAGACCGGGCTCATGCCTGCGCTCCCTTCAGGAGGGTGACGTCGGCGGAGACCGTGTTGGCCGTCAGTGACGCCATGCCGCCGCCGATCCGGCCGCTCAGCGTCTTCGCGCCGGGCTGGACGGAATAGTCGAGCTCGGGGAAGCCGGTGTCGATCCTGCCCGAGGTGGAACGGATCTTGACATCGGTCTCGACCGTGTACGGGAGCCGGAGCACGATGTCGCCGGAGACGCTGTTCATCGTGACGTGGCCGGTCGGCGGAAGCTCCAGGTCGGCGGTGACCCGGCCGGAGACGGTGGTGACGCTCAGCCGCCGGGGCGTGCCCTGGGCCACGGTCAGCTCACCGGAGATGCTCTTGAACGACAGGTCGCCCACCAGGCCGCGGCTCTCCACGGCGCCGGAGACGGTGTCGGCGTTGATCTCGCCGCTCACCCCGTCGAGCACGATTTCACCCGAGACGCTCCTGACCGAGGTGCGGTCCTCGAACCCGGCGACGACCGCTGACGCGGAGACCACGCCCACGTTGACCGGGCAGTCCTTCGGCACGGTCAGTGACAGCGTGGCCCTGCGGCGCCCGGGACGCAGCCAGCCCAGCAGGCCGTCCCAGGTGAGGTCCTTGTAGGTGACGGTGAGCGTGCCGTCGTCGTCGTGGGTGACGAGCAACGGGGGGTTGTCGACCTCGGTGACCTCAAGCGTGGGAGGGCCGTCGCTGGCCAGCACAGCCAGCTTCCCCGCCACGATCCGCACGTTGAGTTTCCTCACGGAGTCAAAGGTGAGCTGCTCTGGTTTTTCGATCGTCCATTGCCGCATGCGCGTGACCTCCTTGTACTGACACGATATGTCGCGTCCATCGGAAGGTCAAGATATATCGCGTTTTTCTCAGTCGTCCTCGTCGTCCAGCCGGGCCAGCCAGGTGGCCAGCCGTTCCACCGGCGTTTCGAAGTCGGGGTTCAGGTCGACGAACTCGCGCAGACGTTCGGCCAGCCACACCACGGTGACCTCCTCCTCGCCCCGGCGCGCGACGAGTTCCTCGATACCGCGATCGGTGAAGTACATCACGTTCTCCTCTGACAACGCTGTGGTCACACTCGCGATCTCCTGGTGCCTCGCGATAACGGGAAAGTCCCCCGCAGAGGCTCCTGCGGGGGACTTCCGTGGTGACGCCTGCCTCGGACCGGCCGGTGGCCGGTCGCCTACTTGAAGATCTCGCCCAGCATCTGCTGCAACTCCGCCTCGTGGGTGGAGTGCGAGCCGGTCGCCGGAGAGGAGTTGGCCTTGCGGGAGACCCGCTTGATCGAACGCCCGCCGAAGACCCCCGGGTTCTCGGCCAGCTTGAGCGCGAGGAACGGCCACGGACCCATGTTGAGCGGCTCGTCCTGCACCCACACCAGCTCGATGTCGGCGGCGTAGCGGCTCAGCTCGATCTCCAGCGGGTCGCCGGGGAACGGGTAGAGCCGCTCGAGGCGGACGATCGCCACATCGTTGCGGCCCTGCTTGTCGCGGGCCGCCGCCAGGTCGTAGTAGAGCTTGCCGGAGACCAGCACGACCTTGCGGACGCCGGCCGGGGGGGCCTTGATGTCGCCGAGCACCGGCTGGAACGACCCCGAGGTGAAGTCGCCGACCGCCGAGATCGCCGCCTTGTGCCGCAGCAGCGACTTGGGCGTGAACACCACCAGCGGACGGTGCCGGTTCGACAGCGTCTGCCAGCGCAGCAGGTGGAAGTAGTTGGCCGGGACCGTGGGCTGCGCCACGGTCATGTTGTCCTGGGCGCACATCTGCAGGAAGCGCTCGATGCGGGCCGAGGAGTGGTCGGGCCCCTGCCCCTCGTAGCCGTGCGGCAGCAGCAGGGTGACGCCGGAGCGCTGACCCCACTTCTGCTCGCCCGAGGTGAGGTACTCGTCGATGATCGACTGGGCGCCGTTGACGAAGTCGCCGAACTGCGCCTCCCAGGCGACCATCGCCTCGGGCCGCTCCACGCTGTAGCCGTACTCGAAGCCGAGCGCGGCGTACTCGCTCAGCAGGGAGTCGTAGATGTAGAACTTCGTGGTGCCCTGGTTGAACGTCTTGAGCGGGGTGTGCTCCTCGCCCGTGACGCGGTCGACCAGCACGGCGTGCCGCTGGGTGAACGTGCCGCGCCGCGAGTCCTGGCCGACGAGGCGGACCGGGTGGCCGTCGATCAGCAGCGAGCCGAAGGCCAGCGTCTCGCCCATGCCCCAGTCGATGCGGTCCTCGGCGACCATCTGCCCGCGGCGCTGCAACACCGGCAGCAGGCGTGGGTGGACGGTGAAGCCCTCGGGCATGTTGAGCTGGGTCTCCACGATCCGCTTGACGGTCTCCTCGGAGACGGCCGTCGTGACGTCCTCGTGCGACCAGGGGACGGTCTCCATGTCGACCGGGCGGGAGAACTCGCCCGTCGGGTCCTTGGCCGCCGCGCGGGTCTCGGCGAAGGCGTTCTCCAGCTTGGCCTGGTAGTCGCGGAGCGCGCCCTCGGCCTCCTCCACCGTGATGTCGCCCCGGCCGATCAGCGCCTCGGTGTAGAGCTTGCGGGTGGAGCGCTTGGCGTCGATCAGGTCGTACATCAGCGGCTGGGTGAAGCCCGGGTTGTCGGACTCGTTGTGTCCCCGGCGCCGGTAGCAGATCAGGTCGATCACCACGTCCTTGCGGAACGCCTGGCGGTACTCGAACGCCAGGCGGCCGACCCGGACCACGGCCTCGGGGTCATCGCCGTTGACGTGGAAGATCGGGGCCTGGATCATCCGGGCCACGTCGGTGGCGTACACGCTGGAGCGCGAGCTGGCCGGGCTGGTGGTGAAGCCGACCTGGTTGTTGACCACGATGTGCACGGTGCCGCCGGTGCGGTAGCCCCGCAGCTGCGACAGGTTGAGCGTCTCGGCCACCACGCCCTGGCCCGCGAAGGCCGCGTCGCCGTGGACGAGCACCGGCAGGACGGTGAAGCCCTCCTCGCCGCGCTCCAGGAGGTCCTGCTTGGCGCGGACCACGCCCTCCAGGACCGGGTCGACCGTCTCCAGGTGGGAGGGGTTGGCCACGACCGAGGTCTTGAGCTTGGAACCGTCGGGCGAGACGAAGTCGCCGCTGGCGCCCAGGTGGTACTTCACGTCGCCGGAGCCGTGCGCGCTGCGCGGGTCGATGTTGCCCTCGAACTCGCCGAAGATCTGCCCGTACGACTTGCCGACGATGTTGGCCAGCACGTTGAGGCGCCCGCGGTGGGCCATGCCGACCACGGCCTCGTCGAGCCGCTCCTCGGCCGCGGAGCTCAGCACCGAGTCGAGCAGCGGGATCAGCGCCTCGCCGCCCTCCAGCGAGAAGCGCTTCTGCCCGACGAACTTCGTCTGCAGGAACGTCTCGAACGCCTCGGCGGTGTTCAGCCGCTCCAGGACGCGCAGCTGCTCCTCGCGGTCGGGCTTGGCGTGCGGCCGCTCGATGCGGGCCTGGATCCAGGCCCGCTCCTCGGGGTTCTGCATGTGCATGTACTCGACGCCGATGGTGCGGCAGTAGGAGTCACGCAGCACGCCGAGGATCTCGCGCAGCTTCATCAGGGGCCGGCCGCCGAAGCCGCCGGTGGCGAACTCGCGCTCCAGGTCCCACAGGGTCAGGCCGTGTGACTTGATGTCGAGGTCGGGGTGCTTGCGCTGCTTGTACTCCAGCGGGTCGGTGTCGGCCATGAGGTGGCCGCGGACCCGGAAGGCGTGGATCAGCTCGATGACCCGGGCCGACTTCGCCACGTCGTCGTCGTGGGTGGTCGAGATGTCCTGGACCCAGCGGATCGGCTCGTACGGGATCCGGAGGGCTTCGAAGATCTCGTCGTAGAAGCCGTCCTCGCCGAGCAGCAGCCGGTGGACCTGCCGCAGGAAGTCGCCCGACTGGGCGCCCTGGATGATGCGGTGGTCGTACGTGCTGGTGATCGTCATGACCTTGCTCACCGCGAGGCGGGAGAGCGTCTCGGGGGAGGCCCCCTGGTACTCGGCGGGGTATTCCATCGCGCCGACGCCGATGATCGTGCCCTGTCCCGGCATCAGGCGCGGCACCGAGTGCACGGTGCCGATGGTGCCCGGGTTGGTCAGCGAGATCGTCGTGCCGCTGAAGTCGTCGACACCCAGCTTGCCCGCCCTGGCCTTGCGCACGACCTCTTCGTACGCGACCCAGAACTGGCGGAAGTCCATCCGCTCGGTCGCCTTGATCGACGGGACCAGGAGCT
This region of Streptosporangium sp. NBC_01495 genomic DNA includes:
- a CDS encoding DUF6104 family protein codes for the protein MYFTDRGIEELVARRGEEEVTVVWLAERLREFVDLNPDFETPVERLATWLARLDDEDD
- a CDS encoding multifunctional oxoglutarate decarboxylase/oxoglutarate dehydrogenase thiamine pyrophosphate-binding subunit/dihydrolipoyllysine-residue succinyltransferase subunit, with protein sequence MSSESSRTNPLAAFGQNEWLVDELYQKYLQDPESVDRAWWNFFADYSPDSGSGRAAPQGAAAAAPAAPPTPAAPSATPAAAQATPAPAATTPAPAVAKPAPADQPKQETQLPAAAGAEEVRLRGAAARTAANMEASLVVPTATSVRAVPAKLLIDNRIVINNHLSRGRGGKVSFTHIIGYAVIKALKVLPEMNHSYTEVDGKPVLVKPEHVNLGLAIDVAKSDGTRQLLVPSIKATERMDFRQFWVAYEEVVRKARAGKLGVDDFSGTTISLTNPGTIGTVHSVPRLMPGQGTIIGVGAMEYPAEYQGASPETLSRLAVSKVMTITSTYDHRIIQGAQSGDFLRQVHRLLLGEDGFYDEIFEALRIPYEPIRWVQDISTTHDDDVAKSARVIELIHAFRVRGHLMADTDPLEYKQRKHPDLDIKSHGLTLWDLEREFATGGFGGRPLMKLREILGVLRDSYCRTIGVEYMHMQNPEERAWIQARIERPHAKPDREEQLRVLERLNTAEAFETFLQTKFVGQKRFSLEGGEALIPLLDSVLSSAAEERLDEAVVGMAHRGRLNVLANIVGKSYGQIFGEFEGNIDPRSAHGSGDVKYHLGASGDFVSPDGSKLKTSVVANPSHLETVDPVLEGVVRAKQDLLERGEEGFTVLPVLVHGDAAFAGQGVVAETLNLSQLRGYRTGGTVHIVVNNQVGFTTSPASSRSSVYATDVARMIQAPIFHVNGDDPEAVVRVGRLAFEYRQAFRKDVVIDLICYRRRGHNESDNPGFTQPLMYDLIDAKRSTRKLYTEALIGRGDITVEEAEGALRDYQAKLENAFAETRAAAKDPTGEFSRPVDMETVPWSHEDVTTAVSEETVKRIVETQLNMPEGFTVHPRLLPVLQRRGQMVAEDRIDWGMGETLAFGSLLIDGHPVRLVGQDSRRGTFTQRHAVLVDRVTGEEHTPLKTFNQGTTKFYIYDSLLSEYAALGFEYGYSVERPEAMVAWEAQFGDFVNGAQSIIDEYLTSGEQKWGQRSGVTLLLPHGYEGQGPDHSSARIERFLQMCAQDNMTVAQPTVPANYFHLLRWQTLSNRHRPLVVFTPKSLLRHKAAISAVGDFTSGSFQPVLGDIKAPPAGVRKVVLVSGKLYYDLAAARDKQGRNDVAIVRLERLYPFPGDPLEIELSRYAADIELVWVQDEPLNMGPWPFLALKLAENPGVFGGRSIKRVSRKANSSPATGSHSTHEAELQQMLGEIFK
- a CDS encoding zinc-binding dehydrogenase, which codes for MFAVTATRIDPDNPLDGLTLGERPEPEVPDGWTTVTVRAASLNHHDLFSLRGVGLRQEQLPMVLGTDAAGLDEDGNEVIVYSVIGSGADETLDPKRSLLSEKHDGTFAERVTVPRRNLVPKPAALSFEEAACLPTAWLTAYRMLFDKAGLEPGSTVLVQGAGGGVATALILLGRAGGYRVWVTSRSEKKRARALELGADRAFESGARLPERVDAVMETVGQATWGHSLKALRPGGRIVISGATSGAVPPADLNRVFFLQLSVIGSTMGTRDQLGRLARFLEQTGTRPLIDRALPLAEAREGFAAMHEGELFGKVVFTLPG
- a CDS encoding DUF4097 family beta strand repeat-containing protein — encoded protein: MRKLNVRIVAGKLAVLASDGPPTLEVTEVDNPPLLVTHDDDGTLTVTYKDLTWDGLLGWLRPGRRRATLSLTVPKDCPVNVGVVSASAVVAGFEDRTSVRSVSGEIVLDGVSGEINADTVSGAVESRGLVGDLSFKSISGELTVAQGTPRRLSVTTVSGRVTADLELPPTGHVTMNSVSGDIVLRLPYTVETDVKIRSTSGRIDTGFPELDYSVQPGAKTLSGRIGGGMASLTANTVSADVTLLKGAQA
- a CDS encoding PadR family transcriptional regulator, which encodes MSPVFGHGRLRLYLLKLLEESPRHGYEVIRLLQDRFLGVYSPSPGTIYPRLARLEEEGLVTHEVVDGKKVFTISDRGRDELNERLDELADLEQEISDSVRDIAREVKEDVRDTVKSLREELTQMARDVRQGPEQDSRKIWREQKTEWQRQKREWQRQTGEWKDEWKRVWADGFTGEGSPAGDARLGQMLAEFVEEVRRDAAAAQVSEETLATAQDALYDAARRIRDALR